TCGAAAGCACTCTCAAGAACAAGTAGAATTTCATTAACGATGAAGTTGTCGGCTGTCTGCATCTTCGCCATCGTCGCACTCGCATCGGCGGCAAGCATTCCGCAATACGATGGGCCAACGTACGAATTGAGTGAGTAgttcaattatattactatgcttgtaaaattgtttcgtaaggaacaataaaaattgtatttctagTAAAGGAATGTCTTATTTGTTAATCTGAGAATAGCCGAAATTAATCCGACTTGTATCGTGTCTGAACACATCTTAATTAGGCGAATTTCAACTATTCTCTCAAGTTACAATTCTAAAAGCAAGGtgtcaatttttgaaaattaaattgtctttGTTACGGGTTTAGTTTTCTTTGGTTGCGATGTGCCTTCAATTGCCAAATCTTGATTCTTTCTATTCCTTTATTTCGCTTGGGTAATCAAAAGTATacggatatttttcaaactagATTAAACAACATGAAGTTGTATAATACGATGATAGACCGAGGTTCTATTAAACcgtgattaaaattatattattttaataataaatctcgttttttaaattaatagaattttattatttttaaaaattattcattatatctATTGTCCTACTTTGCATAGTTTATTAGCttgctgaaaatatttaatatttagcaaggggttaatgtggtacaatttttatatcgtatatacaTCCAGGAAACAATGAAAACTGTATAATTAAGTACAATACGCTATGGTGTAATAAGGATGATAATCGcataaatgcaaaattgaTATTCTAATAACTAAAATTCTTTGTTTTCAGAGCGTATAACTGAGCGCGATGCTTATCCCGAAGGCTATCCTGGGGCCGATCCAGAAGGGTATCCGGCAGCCGATCCAGAAGGCTATCCTGCAGCCTATGCTAATGCTGTTGGTAATGCTGCAGCCGAACCTGATCCATATGCTGTAGCAAATGCTCTAGCAAATGCTGCATCCGATGCTGCTGGTCAACTCGACTCCAACGGCGTCGCACTTGCTGACGATGATTACAACCGGCCGCGTAGATTTACTTGCAATGTCCTCCGGTGGTTCAACGTCGGAAATGCGGCTTGC
This genomic interval from Augochlora pura isolate Apur16 unplaced genomic scaffold, APUR_v2.2.1 APUR_unplaced_5227, whole genome shotgun sequence contains the following:
- the LOC144477917 gene encoding defensin-2-like, with the protein product MKLSAVCIFAIVALASAASIPQYDGPTYELKRITERDAYPEGYPGADPEGYPAADPEGYPAAYANAVGNAAAEPDPYAVANALANAASDAAGQLDSNGVALADDDYNRPRRFTCNVLRWFNVGNAACSMRCRVQRRKGGRCQNGVCICR